Proteins encoded by one window of Antechinus flavipes isolate AdamAnt ecotype Samford, QLD, Australia chromosome 4, AdamAnt_v2, whole genome shotgun sequence:
- the ACHE gene encoding acetylcholinesterase isoform X1, which translates to MDGYVLSFVLVSLTSISITGSTPLPLCQCLCHCMRMAIRFSLLLLHSPSPSLLLLLFLLGRGVEAETTEDPELLVTVKEGKLRGIHLNAPGGPVSAFLGIPFAEPPVESRRFLPPEPKRPWNGVLDATSYQRVCFQYVDNLYPGFQGSEMWNPNRALSEDCLYLNVWTPSPRPVVPAPVLVWIYGGGFYSGASSLDVYDGRFLARVEGTVLVSMNYRVGAFGFLALPGSREAPGNVGLLDQRLAMQWVQDNVAAFGGDPKSVTLFGESAGAASVGMHLLSPPSRGLFHRAVLQSGAPNGPWATVEADEARRRATQLARLVGCPTGTNDTELVVCLRKRPAQDLVDQEWQVLPQQSVFRFSFVPVVDGDFLSDTPEALINAGDFHGLQVLVGVVQDEGSYFLVYGAPGFSKDNESLINRAQFLAGVQVGVPQASELAAEAVVLHYTDWLHPDDPARLREALGDVVGDHNVVCPVAQLAGGLAAQGARVYAYVFDHRASTLSWPLWMGVPHGYEIEFVFGLPLEPTLNYTGPERILARRLMRYWANFARTGDPNEPREREAPRWPPYTAGAQQYVSLNLRPLEIQRGLRAQACAFWNRFLPKLLSATAWMKQNASGRRSSTAGAPTWCTGRTSSTITANRSVALTYEGERDPWILPRHFRKPASTHSPPSCIYYLFLGWGNHGQSRGAGPTH; encoded by the exons ATGGATGGTTATGTTCTTTCGTTTGTATTGGTGTCCCTCACGTCTATCTCTATAACTGGATCTACCCCCCTCCCTCTGTGTCAGTGTCTCTGTCACT GCATGAGGATGGCCATTCGATTCTCTCTTCTGCTTCTCCATAGTCCTTCCccatcccttctcctcctcctcttcctcctaggCCGGGGGGTAGAGGCTGAAACCACTGAGGATCCTGAGCTGCTGGTGACAGTAAAGGAAGGCAAGCTTCGTGGGATTCACCTCAATGCCCCAGGGGGCCCTGTTTCTGCCTTTTTGGGCATCCCTTTTGCTGAGCCCCCAGTGGAATCTAGGCGCTTTTTGCCTCCAGAACCCAAACGGCCGTGGAATGGGGTCTTGGATGCCACATCCTACCAGCGTGTCTGCTTCCAGTATGTGGACAACCTGTATCCAGGTTTCCAAGGGTCTGAGATGTGGAACCCTAACCGGGCACTAAGTGAGGATTGCCTATATCTTAATGTGTGGACACCCTCCCCCCGTCCGGTGGTTCCTGCACCAGTCCTGGTCTGGATCTATGGGGGTGGCTTTTACAGTGGGGCCTCCTCCCTTGATGTTTATGATGGACGATTCCTGGCTAGGGTTGAGGGCACTGTGCTTGTTTCTATGAACTACCGAGTTGGTGCCTTTGGCTTCCTGGCACTACCAGGGAGTCGGGAGGCACCAGGCAATGTGGGGCTGCTGGATCAGCGACTGGCAATGCAGTGGGTACAAGACAATGTGGCAGCCTTCGGAGGGGACCCAAAATCAGTGACACTATTTGGGGAAAGTGCTGGAGCTGCTTCTGTAGGCATGCATCTTCTATCACCTCCAAGCCGTGGGCTATTCCATAGGGCAGTGTTGCAAAGTGGGGCTCCCAATGGACCTTGGGCCACTGTGGAAGCAGATGAGGCTCGTAGACGAGCTACCCAGCTGGCCAGGTTAGTGGGTTGTCCTACTGGCACTAATGACACTGAGCTGGTGGTCTGCCTGAGGAAACGTCCAGCCCAGGATCTTGTAGACCAAGAATGGCAGGTGTTGCCCCAACAGAGTGTCTTCCGATTCTCCTTTGTTCCTGTTGTGGATGGAGACTTCCTCAGTGATACTCCTGAGGCCCTCATCAATGCTGGGGATTTTCATGGCCTTCAG GTGCTGGTAGGTGTAGTACAGGATGAGGGCTCCTATTTCCTGGTCTATGGGGCCCCTGGCTTCAGCAAGGATAATgagtctctgatcaatagggcCCAGTTCCTGGCTGGAGTGCAGGTTGGGGTCCCTCAAGCAAGTGAATTGGCAGCAGAGGCTGTTGTTCTGCACTACACAGACTGGCTACACCCTGATGACCCTGCACGACTTCGTGAGGCTTTGGGTGATGTTGTGGGTGACCACAATGTGGTATGTCCTGTGGCCCAGCTAGCAGGAGGACTTGCTGCACAAGGTGCCCGTGTTTATGCCTATGTCTTTGACCATCGAGCCTCTACGTTGTCTTGGCCCCTCTGGATGGGTGTCCCCCATGGCTATGAGATTGAATTTGTCTTTGGCCTTCCCCTTGAACCAACACTCAACTACACTGGCCCTGAAAGAATCCTTGCTCGGAGACTGATGAGATACTGGGCCAACTTTGCCCGTACAGG CGATCCCAACGAGCCCCGGGAGCGTGAAGCCCCGCGCTGGCCTCCCTACACAGCTGGGGCTCAGCAGTACGTAAGCCTCAACCTGCGGCCGCTGGAAATACAGCGAGGGCTCCGAGCGCAGGCCTGCGCCTTCTGGAATCGATTCCTGCCGAAGTTGCTCAGCGCTACCG CCTGGATGAAGCAGAACGCCAGTGGAAGGCGGAGTTCCACCGCTGGAGCTCCTACATGGTGCACTGGAAGAACCAGTTCGACCATTACAGCAAACAGGAGCGTTGCTCTGACCTATGAAGGAGAACGGGACCCTTGGATCCTCCCTCGCCACTTCAGGAAGCCGGCCTCCACTCACTCTCCCCCCAGTTGTATATACTATTTATTTCTGGGCTGGGGCAATCACGGGCAAAGCCGCGGGGCTGGCCCCACCCACTAG
- the ACHE gene encoding acetylcholinesterase isoform X3, with translation MDGYVLSFVLVSLTSISITGSTPLPLCQCLCHCMRMAIRFSLLLLHSPSPSLLLLLFLLGRGVEAETTEDPELLVTVKEGKLRGIHLNAPGGPVSAFLGIPFAEPPVESRRFLPPEPKRPWNGVLDATSYQRVCFQYVDNLYPGFQGSEMWNPNRALSEDCLYLNVWTPSPRPVVPAPVLVWIYGGGFYSGASSLDVYDGRFLARVEGTVLVSMNYRVGAFGFLALPGSREAPGNVGLLDQRLAMQWVQDNVAAFGGDPKSVTLFGESAGAASVGMHLLSPPSRGLFHRAVLQSGAPNGPWATVEADEARRRATQLARLVGCPTGTNDTELVVCLRKRPAQDLVDQEWQVLPQQSVFRFSFVPVVDGDFLSDTPEALINAGDFHGLQVLVGVVQDEGSYFLVYGAPGFSKDNESLINRAQFLAGVQVGVPQASELAAEAVVLHYTDWLHPDDPARLREALGDVVGDHNVVCPVAQLAGGLAAQGARVYAYVFDHRASTLSWPLWMGVPHGYEIEFVFGLPLEPTLNYTGPERILARRLMRYWANFARTGDPNEPREREAPRWPPYTAGAQQYVSLNLRPLEIQRGLRAQACAFWNRFLPKLLSATDSLDEAERQWKAEFHRWSSYMVHWKNQFDHYSKQERCSDL, from the exons ATGGATGGTTATGTTCTTTCGTTTGTATTGGTGTCCCTCACGTCTATCTCTATAACTGGATCTACCCCCCTCCCTCTGTGTCAGTGTCTCTGTCACT GCATGAGGATGGCCATTCGATTCTCTCTTCTGCTTCTCCATAGTCCTTCCccatcccttctcctcctcctcttcctcctaggCCGGGGGGTAGAGGCTGAAACCACTGAGGATCCTGAGCTGCTGGTGACAGTAAAGGAAGGCAAGCTTCGTGGGATTCACCTCAATGCCCCAGGGGGCCCTGTTTCTGCCTTTTTGGGCATCCCTTTTGCTGAGCCCCCAGTGGAATCTAGGCGCTTTTTGCCTCCAGAACCCAAACGGCCGTGGAATGGGGTCTTGGATGCCACATCCTACCAGCGTGTCTGCTTCCAGTATGTGGACAACCTGTATCCAGGTTTCCAAGGGTCTGAGATGTGGAACCCTAACCGGGCACTAAGTGAGGATTGCCTATATCTTAATGTGTGGACACCCTCCCCCCGTCCGGTGGTTCCTGCACCAGTCCTGGTCTGGATCTATGGGGGTGGCTTTTACAGTGGGGCCTCCTCCCTTGATGTTTATGATGGACGATTCCTGGCTAGGGTTGAGGGCACTGTGCTTGTTTCTATGAACTACCGAGTTGGTGCCTTTGGCTTCCTGGCACTACCAGGGAGTCGGGAGGCACCAGGCAATGTGGGGCTGCTGGATCAGCGACTGGCAATGCAGTGGGTACAAGACAATGTGGCAGCCTTCGGAGGGGACCCAAAATCAGTGACACTATTTGGGGAAAGTGCTGGAGCTGCTTCTGTAGGCATGCATCTTCTATCACCTCCAAGCCGTGGGCTATTCCATAGGGCAGTGTTGCAAAGTGGGGCTCCCAATGGACCTTGGGCCACTGTGGAAGCAGATGAGGCTCGTAGACGAGCTACCCAGCTGGCCAGGTTAGTGGGTTGTCCTACTGGCACTAATGACACTGAGCTGGTGGTCTGCCTGAGGAAACGTCCAGCCCAGGATCTTGTAGACCAAGAATGGCAGGTGTTGCCCCAACAGAGTGTCTTCCGATTCTCCTTTGTTCCTGTTGTGGATGGAGACTTCCTCAGTGATACTCCTGAGGCCCTCATCAATGCTGGGGATTTTCATGGCCTTCAG GTGCTGGTAGGTGTAGTACAGGATGAGGGCTCCTATTTCCTGGTCTATGGGGCCCCTGGCTTCAGCAAGGATAATgagtctctgatcaatagggcCCAGTTCCTGGCTGGAGTGCAGGTTGGGGTCCCTCAAGCAAGTGAATTGGCAGCAGAGGCTGTTGTTCTGCACTACACAGACTGGCTACACCCTGATGACCCTGCACGACTTCGTGAGGCTTTGGGTGATGTTGTGGGTGACCACAATGTGGTATGTCCTGTGGCCCAGCTAGCAGGAGGACTTGCTGCACAAGGTGCCCGTGTTTATGCCTATGTCTTTGACCATCGAGCCTCTACGTTGTCTTGGCCCCTCTGGATGGGTGTCCCCCATGGCTATGAGATTGAATTTGTCTTTGGCCTTCCCCTTGAACCAACACTCAACTACACTGGCCCTGAAAGAATCCTTGCTCGGAGACTGATGAGATACTGGGCCAACTTTGCCCGTACAGG CGATCCCAACGAGCCCCGGGAGCGTGAAGCCCCGCGCTGGCCTCCCTACACAGCTGGGGCTCAGCAGTACGTAAGCCTCAACCTGCGGCCGCTGGAAATACAGCGAGGGCTCCGAGCGCAGGCCTGCGCCTTCTGGAATCGATTCCTGCCGAAGTTGCTCAGCGCTACCG ATAGCCTGGATGAAGCAGAACGCCAGTGGAAGGCGGAGTTCCACCGCTGGAGCTCCTACATGGTGCACTGGAAGAACCAGTTCGACCATTACAGCAAACAGGAGCGTTGCTCTGACCTATGA
- the ACHE gene encoding acetylcholinesterase isoform X2: protein MRMAIRFSLLLLHSPSPSLLLLLFLLGRGVEAETTEDPELLVTVKEGKLRGIHLNAPGGPVSAFLGIPFAEPPVESRRFLPPEPKRPWNGVLDATSYQRVCFQYVDNLYPGFQGSEMWNPNRALSEDCLYLNVWTPSPRPVVPAPVLVWIYGGGFYSGASSLDVYDGRFLARVEGTVLVSMNYRVGAFGFLALPGSREAPGNVGLLDQRLAMQWVQDNVAAFGGDPKSVTLFGESAGAASVGMHLLSPPSRGLFHRAVLQSGAPNGPWATVEADEARRRATQLARLVGCPTGTNDTELVVCLRKRPAQDLVDQEWQVLPQQSVFRFSFVPVVDGDFLSDTPEALINAGDFHGLQVLVGVVQDEGSYFLVYGAPGFSKDNESLINRAQFLAGVQVGVPQASELAAEAVVLHYTDWLHPDDPARLREALGDVVGDHNVVCPVAQLAGGLAAQGARVYAYVFDHRASTLSWPLWMGVPHGYEIEFVFGLPLEPTLNYTGPERILARRLMRYWANFARTGDPNEPREREAPRWPPYTAGAQQYVSLNLRPLEIQRGLRAQACAFWNRFLPKLLSATAWMKQNASGRRSSTAGAPTWCTGRTSSTITANRSVALTYEGERDPWILPRHFRKPASTHSPPSCIYYLFLGWGNHGQSRGAGPTH, encoded by the exons ATGAGGATGGCCATTCGATTCTCTCTTCTGCTTCTCCATAGTCCTTCCccatcccttctcctcctcctcttcctcctaggCCGGGGGGTAGAGGCTGAAACCACTGAGGATCCTGAGCTGCTGGTGACAGTAAAGGAAGGCAAGCTTCGTGGGATTCACCTCAATGCCCCAGGGGGCCCTGTTTCTGCCTTTTTGGGCATCCCTTTTGCTGAGCCCCCAGTGGAATCTAGGCGCTTTTTGCCTCCAGAACCCAAACGGCCGTGGAATGGGGTCTTGGATGCCACATCCTACCAGCGTGTCTGCTTCCAGTATGTGGACAACCTGTATCCAGGTTTCCAAGGGTCTGAGATGTGGAACCCTAACCGGGCACTAAGTGAGGATTGCCTATATCTTAATGTGTGGACACCCTCCCCCCGTCCGGTGGTTCCTGCACCAGTCCTGGTCTGGATCTATGGGGGTGGCTTTTACAGTGGGGCCTCCTCCCTTGATGTTTATGATGGACGATTCCTGGCTAGGGTTGAGGGCACTGTGCTTGTTTCTATGAACTACCGAGTTGGTGCCTTTGGCTTCCTGGCACTACCAGGGAGTCGGGAGGCACCAGGCAATGTGGGGCTGCTGGATCAGCGACTGGCAATGCAGTGGGTACAAGACAATGTGGCAGCCTTCGGAGGGGACCCAAAATCAGTGACACTATTTGGGGAAAGTGCTGGAGCTGCTTCTGTAGGCATGCATCTTCTATCACCTCCAAGCCGTGGGCTATTCCATAGGGCAGTGTTGCAAAGTGGGGCTCCCAATGGACCTTGGGCCACTGTGGAAGCAGATGAGGCTCGTAGACGAGCTACCCAGCTGGCCAGGTTAGTGGGTTGTCCTACTGGCACTAATGACACTGAGCTGGTGGTCTGCCTGAGGAAACGTCCAGCCCAGGATCTTGTAGACCAAGAATGGCAGGTGTTGCCCCAACAGAGTGTCTTCCGATTCTCCTTTGTTCCTGTTGTGGATGGAGACTTCCTCAGTGATACTCCTGAGGCCCTCATCAATGCTGGGGATTTTCATGGCCTTCAG GTGCTGGTAGGTGTAGTACAGGATGAGGGCTCCTATTTCCTGGTCTATGGGGCCCCTGGCTTCAGCAAGGATAATgagtctctgatcaatagggcCCAGTTCCTGGCTGGAGTGCAGGTTGGGGTCCCTCAAGCAAGTGAATTGGCAGCAGAGGCTGTTGTTCTGCACTACACAGACTGGCTACACCCTGATGACCCTGCACGACTTCGTGAGGCTTTGGGTGATGTTGTGGGTGACCACAATGTGGTATGTCCTGTGGCCCAGCTAGCAGGAGGACTTGCTGCACAAGGTGCCCGTGTTTATGCCTATGTCTTTGACCATCGAGCCTCTACGTTGTCTTGGCCCCTCTGGATGGGTGTCCCCCATGGCTATGAGATTGAATTTGTCTTTGGCCTTCCCCTTGAACCAACACTCAACTACACTGGCCCTGAAAGAATCCTTGCTCGGAGACTGATGAGATACTGGGCCAACTTTGCCCGTACAGG CGATCCCAACGAGCCCCGGGAGCGTGAAGCCCCGCGCTGGCCTCCCTACACAGCTGGGGCTCAGCAGTACGTAAGCCTCAACCTGCGGCCGCTGGAAATACAGCGAGGGCTCCGAGCGCAGGCCTGCGCCTTCTGGAATCGATTCCTGCCGAAGTTGCTCAGCGCTACCG CCTGGATGAAGCAGAACGCCAGTGGAAGGCGGAGTTCCACCGCTGGAGCTCCTACATGGTGCACTGGAAGAACCAGTTCGACCATTACAGCAAACAGGAGCGTTGCTCTGACCTATGAAGGAGAACGGGACCCTTGGATCCTCCCTCGCCACTTCAGGAAGCCGGCCTCCACTCACTCTCCCCCCAGTTGTATATACTATTTATTTCTGGGCTGGGGCAATCACGGGCAAAGCCGCGGGGCTGGCCCCACCCACTAG